One genomic window of bacterium includes the following:
- a CDS encoding HAD family hydrolase translates to MLVPSCNLKAIFFDLDDTLCNYSEAAMGGRRDSFELIRQIKPELTIDFIYEVYWTIFQEMVTEVRKPGTWRERYLKCGASSRDETMTRTVKVLGIDDEQLGERVSSLYDIHRRKRLRLYPDVLLALKLLHDHYFLGIITNGPADVQRDELATLQINEFFSSVFIEGEFGLGKPDPKIFLAALEAADANPEEAIFIGDSRTHDIAGAKMVGINTIWINREGVPSPEDQIKPDLEIKNLQELVDWLRIPCV, encoded by the coding sequence ATGCTGGTTCCCTCATGCAATTTAAAGGCAATCTTTTTTGATCTGGATGACACGCTTTGCAACTATTCTGAAGCTGCAATGGGTGGGCGTCGTGATTCGTTTGAATTAATTCGCCAAATCAAACCCGAGCTGACAATAGACTTTATCTATGAGGTTTATTGGACCATTTTCCAAGAGATGGTGACCGAAGTAAGGAAGCCGGGGACATGGCGTGAGAGATACTTGAAATGCGGCGCCTCTTCACGGGACGAAACGATGACTCGCACTGTAAAGGTACTCGGTATCGATGATGAGCAGCTGGGCGAACGTGTTTCAAGCCTTTATGATATTCATCGGCGAAAGCGATTGCGCCTCTACCCCGATGTCCTTCTGGCTTTAAAGCTATTGCATGATCATTATTTCCTCGGCATTATCACAAACGGGCCTGCGGACGTTCAACGTGATGAACTGGCGACACTCCAAATTAATGAATTCTTCAGTTCTGTTTTTATCGAGGGGGAATTTGGATTGGGCAAACCTGATCCAAAGATTTTTCTCGCCGCCCTTGAAGCCGCTGACGCAAATCCTGAGGAAGCGATTTTTATTGGAGATTCTCGTACTCATGACATTGCGGGAGCTAAAATGGTCGGCATAAACACTATTTGGATTAACCGTGAAGGCGTACCATCGCCCGAGGACCAAATAAAACCTGATCTGGAAATAAAAAACCTACAGGAACTTGTTGATTGGCTACGAATTCCCTGTGTATAA